Genomic segment of Nitrospirota bacterium:
CAAGACGGAGCCAGTCCTCATCGAACATCCCTGCCGATACCGCGCCTGACGAATCGTAACGGATCAGGTCATATTTGTCCTTGACCTTAACGACTTCATAAAGATAGATAACGGTCTCGATAGCTTCACGCTGAGCGAAGTAATAGCGGAATTCATACCCCCCTTTAGTTCCCCCCTTATCAAGGGGGGATTGAGGGGGATAGGGCACAATGTGTTCTGTCTTAAACCACCAGCAAAGGAGTGCCTTGCTTGTTTCGGTCGCCCCTTCATAACCGGAATCACGCCATTGCTTTACATCCCTCCGTATTTTGTTGACCAGCGGGGGCAGGAGCTTGCCGTAGCTTGATTCCCGAAGGGCCTCATCAGCCGGAAACCAGCGGATGTCGGGATGAAGGATTTCATAGGGTGAATTTGGAAATGAAGGATGTATTGCCATAATGTTATTTACTGAGTTCAACCCATCGGACAAGATGTAATCCCATAGCTTGTTTTAAATTAGTTTTCATGTAAATAGATTTAATTAGATTGAAACTAACATATTGTTTTTAGTATGCAATTTAATTCCAATGCAAAAATTACATTTAAAATAGATTTAATTTAAAAGTTCCCAGTATCCTTTCTTTGACGATGACGATCCTGTAAATCTAATTTTCTTATCTCGTTTCAGTTCCTGTAAAAAGTTGGATATTGTCATCGTGTCTAATTCCGGGAAAGCATCTTGCAGGTCACGGCGATAGCCTTTATTCTTTCGCAAATGTTTGATAATCAATTCCTTATATTTTTCTCGTGAAATGCCTGCCAACTTGGTATGGATGCCAACCTTCCCTTCATGTGCATAATACTTATGAGAGAGAATGTACTTTGCTCCTTTAGTCTTACCTACCTGTTCTATTACACCAATATCTAAAAATTTGTTCTTGCTCTCTACATTTACCACCGGCTGGTTTTCACGTATCTTCTCCAATTCGCAAATTTCATCGTTAGAAAGAATGGCCTGCTTTTCATTAATAATTTTTTCAAGAAACAAAATAAAGTTTTTGTCTTTGACCTGGGCCGGGATTTGAAGGCAAACGGAAAATGTATCACTTCTGGACAGATCAGGCAAACCTTTGCCCTCTTTGATGGTAAGTTCAAAGATATCATCCATCCCCTGTCCTGAACGCTCGACCAGTGCGGCCTTTTCAAATGTTTCAGCAATACGCCGGTTTCTCCAATACGTTTTATGACGGATGTTTTCAATTGTAATGCCGGGAGGAAGGCCGCCGGGACTTTCAATTATAAAAGCTTCCGGCGATGCCTTTATGAAAACTGACTGATTTCTGATTGTATAATCTCTATGCGCTACAGCATTAAGTATGGCTTCGCGAACAGGCTTTTCGCTAAAGGCATAAATTTCACGCTGAAACAGACCCTCCTGAAACGGCATTCGGATATTTCTGGCATTGATAGTTTCCCAAATTTCATCACAAATATTAAAAAACGGTTCACGCCAAATCTTTCGGAAATCGTGGGCTGTTTTCTTTGCATCCTGTCGCCATTCAAATATCAGTTCACATCCCGGCAGCAACTCATCAAGCGTTTCTTCCTTTCCAAAAAGAACCACGCTCGCATAATTCAGTCCATTATCAGTCAGTAACCCATTGGAACTCAATGTCTTCTCGCTTGAAAAAGACAAATAGTCGCTACGCTTCGCCTTCTCAGCCCAGCGTCTTTTGAAGTTCTCTATTGCTTTTTCATCGAGGTCTTCAAATCTTAACCCTTCCACAATCCGGGCAGAAAAATCAGTGTCAGCTTCGTTTAGAATTCTTTTTAATGTAATCTGGTCCATTTCAACCAGTGATTCCCCGGCACGCATTGGATAGTGATAATTACCGGTTGAACGTATTGCCTGCCCTATGGGTCGGGAAGGCACGTGGAATATCAGGACACGACCCTTGGGGTGTATTAATTCTTCAACATCAATTCGTATCCTGATCTTTGCAAGCAGATCATTAGATAGCGTGTTATAGGTCCCTTCAAAGACCTTTGAACCGACAATCTCCCGATTGTTGTTTACGCCAAGAATCAACTTCCCGCCCCCTTCATTGGCAAGTGCAGCGCAATAATCCGGAAGGTCTTTGTCACGGCTGAAAGTGTTTTTTGCTGTTTTAAATTCTAAATTTTCCTTCTCCGGTTGCTCAAGCAATCGGGCAAACTCTTCCACTGTCGTCATGCCACCCTCACACCCCCACCTCCACGATCTTCATCGTATCATTGCCGAATATGTCCACGACCTTGACGGCGATCTTATAGCGTCCCTTCGGGCATTCGTGAAAAGGGGTCTTCAGTTCGAGTGTGCGGTCTTTCTTTGTGCGGAAGCTCTGCCATTCGTTTTCAAATACAAAGTCGCCGGTCCAGACTTCTTCAATTTCATTGGTCTCGTCTTTCTTTACCCTGACGATCTCCCGCTTGCTTTCAAAGTTAAAATCCACGCTCCAGTAGTCTATCCAGTCTGTCCAGTTTTTGGTAAGGACCTCTTTGGTGACAATGCCGTCTTTGTCCTTAATGACCTTTACGATCTTGCCCTGCTCGACAACAATTTTATTCGCGCCGTTTTTCAGGCTTGCTGCTGCATTGTCTATGCTGTCCTGCGAGTAGTAGACGGAGAAGTCGGTAAGCTCTACTGCAATTTGAGAAAGTCCCCCTGATAAGGGGGATTTAGGGGGTTTAATATTTTGTCTTCTACGCTCTATTTTTTCAAGCAAGTCAGAGTACACCCCTTGAATGTTTTCTAATACCTCGTGATTGGTATAGCGGATTACTTCAATCCCAAACTGAGCAAGCCGTTCTGTGCGTATTAGATCGTAACCCGACTGTTTGGCATGTGAGTCGCCATCAATCTCAATTGCCAGCATCAATTCAGCGCAATAAAAATCAACAATGTATTTGTCTAATGGTTTCTGGCGGGTAAACTTCAGATGATTTAATCGTTTGTCCTGTAATGCTTCATACCATAGTTTTTTTTCAGCCGGGGTTGGATTCTTCCGGTTCTCCTGAGCTTTTTGAGTAAGCTCAGAGTTGTAAGGAATAAAACCCCCCTTCCCCCCCTTATCAGGGGGGCATAACACATGCGGCTTTACCTCTATGAACGACACATCATGAAAGACCACCTGGTTCTTCTCTACCGCCCGTTTGTCAAAGACCTCGCGGGGGATGTATTTCATGGCAAGGTCTATGCCCTTTGACTTTGCCTCTTCCTGAATATTCGGGAACAGTCCCATCTCAAACTCAAATGCGAGGATGTCAACGCGGGAGATGCGCTTGGAGCGGCACTCAAGTATGACCTCTTCAACAAAGAGTCTTGTCACTGGCAGGTTGACCGGCCCTACGGCAACCATACGTCCTGCCTTTTTGCCCTGAAAGCATCTGAAGTTCTCAATCGTCTCCGCGCGATAGGCATGGAGGATGAGGTTAATAAAGTCCTTCTCCTTTTGCTCAAGCTGTTTCTGCTTCTCTTCTTCTCTCAAGTTTACATTTACGCCGATGTAATGCGCCCGTTCGTATTTGCCGAGATTGAGTATTTCAAAGGCGCGGAAGTCCTTACCCTCTTCCTTCATCTGCCGCTGAACGCCAATCATGCGCTTGCGTGTTGTGTGAATGGCGAACTTGCCAAGGTCAGAGCCTATCCACTTACGCCCAAGTTTTTCAGCAACAGCAAGCGTAGTGCCAGAACCGCAGAAGAAGTCGGCAACAATGCCATTTTCGTTAGATGAGGCGTTGATGATGCGTTCGAGGAGTGCTTCGGGTTTTTGGGTAGGGTACTCTATAGTTTCTTTGCTGTTACCATACCCGCGTATTTGAGAAATGTCTTGCCATAAATTTGAAACCAAGACTCCCTTGCTTTCATCTAAGTATCTTTTTAACTTTATTGTTTTGTCGGTTATATATAATAATCCCTTTCTATCTAATTCTTGCATTTTCTCAAGGGAATACCTCCACCCATTAACTGGACTCTTAACTCCTTTGTAAATATACATCATGTTAGGTCGAGGATTAGGGCTTGAACAATCTGCAAGATTATATTTCCGGCCAGTATTTTCTTCTACATTTTTATACCAGTTATCGACAGTCTTTTCAGGAAGTGGGATATATTGAGGATGCCAAACATGGTCATTGTTTTTAGAATAAAAAAAGATATTATCAGTAACTATTGAATATTTTTCTTTTGAATCAGAGTGTGAATCCGCTCTTTTCCAAGTTAGTTCATTTATATAATTTGATTCACCGAATATTTCACTCATTATCAATCTGACATATCCATTCATTCTCCAGTCACAATGCACATAAATACTCCCATCCTCCGCTAACAAATCCCGCATGAGAGAGAGCCGTTCATAAATCATTGCGATAAAGCTGTCCGCGCCTTTGCCCCATGTGTCACGGTAGGCAAGCTCTTCCAGCACATTCGGTTTCTTGGTAAAGGTCTCATCGCCGATCTCAATATCCATCGAAAAGTCCGCGCCCACATCAAACGGCGGGTCTATGTAGATGAGCTTGATGCCGCCCTGCTTGTCGACCTCATCACGGAGAGGGCCGTTCTTCAATGATGATAGAATGAGCTTGTTATCGCCCCAGATAAGTTTGTTCGTCCAGCCTGACTTCTGCCGTCCCCTCGTATCGAAAAGAAAGCCTTGCTCTCCCCCTGACAAGGGGGAGTCAGAGGGGGTTTTGCGCGGCTCATCCACCTGCTCGATCACCTGAAAGGGCAGAACGATATTGCAGACCTCATTGGTCTTCCCGTTCCAGACAAGCTCCACCTCTCGCTTGTCGTCAAAAAGCAGGAAGCGGTACTTCTCCGGCAGAGGCTTGCCGGCCTCTATCAGCTTCAGTATCTCGCGCTTTTCGTTGTCAGTGAGTTTCATAATAATTTATTTTGAGATACTACTTAAAATTTGTCCCTTCATTCAGTCCCGGCTACACTGCTAATTTTATACTAACGTACAGCATTTTTTCATTGAAAATATTTAATGAAACAGATGACGGGTATTGCGGATTATCAGAGATAAAGGATAGTGGACTTCAGCCTTTGTCCGTCATGCCCGAGATGGATTCCCGCTCAACAGATTGCGGGAATGACGCCCCTAAGCAGTGTACAGATCATTATGAGACCCTTAAAAATTATTCTCACAGCTTCTTTACTTCCCGCATCAGGGTGCTGAACAGATCTTTCTCTTTGAGCGTCTTCACCACCTTGCCGTGTTTAAAGAGAATGCCCATGCCTTTTCCTCCGGCAATGCCGATGTCGGCTTCGCGCGCCTCGCCGGGGCCGTTTACAACGCAGCCCATTACAGCGACTTTCAGGGGCTTCTTGATTTTCAATAAACCCTCCTCGACCTTCCCGATAATCCCCCTGAGATTTATCTGACAGCGTCCGCATGTAGGGCAGGAGATGATCTCCGGGCCGGCCTGGCGCAAGTGAAGGGACTTTAAGATCTCGTATGCGACCCTCACCTCTTCAACCGGGTCTGCGGTTAGTGAAACTCTCATTGTATCTCCGATGCCTTCTGAGAGAAGTATGCCTAATCCCACCGCGCTCTTTATCGTGCCCTGAAAGGCAGGTCCCGCCTCTGATATTCCGATGTGGAGGGGATAGCGGTATGTTTTGGAGAACAATCTATATGCATCAACTGTCTTCATGACATCAGATGCCTTGAGAGAGACTTTGATCGCGGTGAATTTCAGGTCCTCAAGAATTTTAATATGCCTGCCCGCGCTTTCAACAAGCGCCTGCGGGGTAGGATGTTTATACTTTTTCAAAAGCTCCTTTTCAAGCGAGCCTGCGTTGACGCCGATCCTTATGGGAACGCCTCTGTCCTTTGCAGCGATGACGACTTCCCGCACCTTTTCCCTGCTGCCGATATTGCCGGGATTTATCCTTAGCCCGTCCGCGCCGCTTTTCATCGCCTCAAGGGCAAGCCTGTGGTCAAAATGCACGTCAGCTATGAGAGGGACCTTTATCTTTTTCTTTATCGCCTTTATCGCCTTTGCTGCATCGGAATTCAGGACTGCAACCCTGACGATCTCGCAGCCTGCGGTTTCGAGTTTTTTAATCTGCGATACGGTTGAAGACACATCGCGCGTGTCTGTCTTTGTCATGGACTGGACTATGACAGGAGCGCCCCCGCCGATCTTAATTCCGCCAAGGGTTATTTGTTTAGTTGGTTTTTTCTTCGACATTTTGAGAAGGATTATTTCCCCTATTGCGCTGATAATTCAAGACCGCCAGTGAATGCTCCGCGTTTGTCCGGGAGAAAAAATGGCTGCCGTCATTCTTTGCTACGAAATACAGGTAGTTGACATTGGCCGGATTAAGCGCGGCCTTGATGGATTTTAGTCCCGGAGACGCAATGGGCCCCGGAGGCAGTCCCTCTATCACATAAGTGTTGTAAGGGGTTTTCCTTTTCAGGTCCTCTTTTGTTATGCAGCTTAAACAGGTATGGATCCCGTAAATGACGGTGGGGTCCACCTGAAGTTTCATCTTTTTCTTCAGACGGTTATGACAGACCGCTGATATGAGCGGCCTCTCCTCGTCGAGATAAGCCTCCTTTTCGATAATCGAGGCGAGGGTCAGGACCTCGTTTTCACTCAAGCCCAGCCCTCTCGCCCTCTGCATGAGAGAAGGGTCAAGATTCTCACGCAGGCGCTGGACCATTGTCTTGAAGATCGTTGACGGCTCCGTCCCTTTTGCAAATATGTACGTATCAGGGAACAGGTAGCCCTCAAGGCTCGGGGCGTTTATGCCGAGGGAATTCATGAAATCTTTACTGTAAACAAGCCTCCATGAATCATAATTGATAAGTCCGGCTTCTTTCAGTTTCACCCGTATGTCTTCAAGCGCGTTTCCTTCCGGTATCGTTATTGTGAAGTGTATGGACCGTCCTTTAATAAGGTTGTCGAAGATCTGCAGCGGCGTCATGGAGGCGCTGAGATTGTAATAGCCGGGCCTGAGCTTTCTGTCCTGCATGGTCACCCTGCCAAGCAATATCAGGGTTATCCGGTTTTCAATGATGCCCTCGTTTTTCAAAATGGTAATCGCCTGAGAGAAGGTCGCCCCTTCGGGGACCCTGATCTCCTGCCATTTCTCTTCAGTTGAAAGGGGCGTCACCAGATTAATATAGATTATTATTGCTGCAAGAAAGGCAAAGATAAGGAGAACGGCAACAGCTTCCGCCAGGCTCTGAAAATATCTTTTCATGGTTTTATAAGGATGCCAGAATGAAAAGATAAAAGTAAACCCGTGTCAGTTGATCAGTGTCAGCGGCACAAAGTGGAATCGTGATGAGTAATCCGTAATGCGTGATGGGCTTTCTTTCCGATTACGCATCACGCTTTACGGATTACGGTTTTTACTTACTTGAGGGATTTCACAAAAGCGTCAACGGAGAGGGCAGGCATGGTCATTAACTGGACAGTGCCGCGCGAGCCGAGATCAACAGACATCTTCAGTACAGCCTCATTGCTTGGGGCATCGAGAAGGGTCACAAAATCATAAGGACCGAGCAGGGCATACTGGCCCAGCACTTTGATCCCCATTGCCTCAATTTCCTTGTTTACCTCTTTGACCCTGTCGGGATGGTTCTTGAGTGTCTTCCTTCCGTCATCAGTCAGGGTGCTTAACGCAACATAAATAGCCATGATTCCTCCTTTTATATATATAAGATTTTCCCTATTACCTTATATATATTATGATTCGCACCGGCTGTCAAGGGATTATTTTTTTATCTGGTCCGGATTAAGACAATGGCTTGTAATGCTCCGGCCTTCTGTCTTTAAAGAGGTCGTTGAACGGATTGAGGGTCTTGTCCTTCGCTGTATCAGGATTAATTTCCGCGGCCATTAAAACCTCTTCGTTTTCAGGCGCTCTTACCAGGACCTCGCCTTTTGGCGAAACGATCTCGCTCTTGCCGATGAACCTGAGAGACTGTCCGGCCTTCCTGTTCTCAACACCTGTCCTGTTGGCAGTTATAGAATAGACCCTGTTTTCAAGAGCCCGCACCGGCATGGAATCAGGACAATGAGGAAGGATTAAATTCGATGGATGCGCGACAACCTCCGCGCCTGAAAGCGCGAGCGACCTCATGGCTTCAGGGAAAAACCAGTCAAAGCATATCATGATGCCGATGCGTCCTATTTCAGTATTCCAGACTTTGAAACCCGTGTCGCCCGGCGTGAAATAGAGATTCTCCTCGAAGAAGAGATGCGTCTTCCGGTATACGCCGATGAAGCCTTGCGGCCCTGTGAGAATGGCTGAATTATAAAACTTGTCTCCATGCCGCTCAGGAAGGCCTGCTGCTGCAAATATTCTTCTTTCGCGCGAAAGCTCCGAAAGCGCCTCTGTTGTATGGCCGTCAGGCACGGGCTCGGCAAGCTCCGCCACCTCGTCAGGGGAAATGAATTGATAGCCTGTTGCAAAAAACTCCGGAAGCACAAGGAGGTCAACTTCAGCATTTTTTACGGCGGACACAACCTTGCGGATGTTATCTTCCCTCTTGCCGAATGCCGGGTTGAATTGATAGAAGCCTGCTTTCATAAAATTAACATAACATCAATAAGAAAAGATTGTCTAATGACCTCTGAAAAACAAAAAAGGGCGGTCCTTAAACCGCCCCTTGCTTATTGATATGAATCCCGTTTTACTTTTTCTCAGCGACTTGTATTCTCGTTATCGCGCGTTCGAGTGCAGAAGTTGCGCGGGCCTGGTCGAATTTTTCCGCCTGTTTAAGCCGTTCCTCCGCCCTTTTCATAGCGGCTTTGGCCCTTTCAATATCAATAGAATCTGATCGTTCCGCGCTGTCGGCAAGTATGGTAACGCTGTCCGGGCCGACCTCTGAATATCCCCCGCTGATAAAAAAGTATCCGGTCTCGCCGCCTTTTTTATAGGTCAGCATCCCGACCTTAAGCGTGGTAAGAAAAGGCACATGGTCAGGAAGGACACCAAATTCGCCTTCACTGCCGGCGGCGACTATCTCATCGACTTCATCGGTAAAAATATGACCATACGGTGTAACGATATCTAATTTAAGTTTTTCAGCCATTTATATCCTCTTTGTATTAGCAAGTAAGAAGTAGGAAGTGGGAAATGAGAAGTCATGGCTTTTTCCTGTTACTTCTCACTTCTTACTTTTAACTTCTCACTTTCTTTTATGCTCCGGCCAGTTTCTTGGCCTTTTCTTCAACTTCCTCTATGCCGCCGACCATGTAAAATGCCTGCTCGGGCAGGTCGTCGTATTTGCCTTCAACAACGGCCTTGAATCCCTTAATGGTATCCGCAAGTTTTACGTACTTGCCGGGGGTCCCTGTAAAAGTCTCAGCAACGTGGAAGGGCTGGCTCAGGAACCTCTGAAGTTTCCTTGCGCGCGCAACTAATAATTTATCGTCTTCAGAAAGCTCTTCCATTCCGAGAATTGCGATGATATCCTGCAGCTCCTTATATCTCTGGAGGACTATCTGGACCTGTCTTGCAACCTTATAGTGTTCTTCACCAAGAATAAGCGGGTCGAGTATCCTTGATGTTGAGTCAAGGGGATCAACAGCAGGGTAAATACCAAGCTCTGAAATACCTCTTGAAAGAACGACCGTACCGTCAAGGTGTGTAAATGCCGTAGCAACAGCAGGGTCAGTAAGGTCATCAGCAGGGACGTAAATGGCCTGCATCGATGTAATAGCGCCTTTATTTGTTGACGTGATCCTTTCCTGCAGCACACCCATGTCGGTTCCGAGTGTAGGCTGGTATCCGACCGCTGAAGGCATTCTTCCAAGAAGCGCTGAAAGCTCCGCGCCCGCAAGTGTATATCTGAATATATTGTCAAGGAAGATAAGAACGTCCTGTCCCTCGTCTCTGAAGTATTCGGCAACGGTAAGCGCTGAAAGTGCGACCCTCGCCCTTGCTCCGGGCGGCTCATTCATCTGGCCGTAGATGAGGGCTGTTTTTTCGAGAACGCCTCCCTCCTTCATTTCAAGGTAGAGGTCATTTCCTTCTCTGGTCCTCTCACCGACGCCTGCAAACACCGACACGCCGCCGTGGACCATGGCAATGTTGTGGATCATTTCCATAATAACAACTGTCTTGCCGACACCGGCTCCGCCGAACATTCCCATCTTTCCGCCTTTAACAAACGGAACGAGAAGGTCAAAAACCTTGACGCCAGTCTCAAATACCTGGGTCGAGGTGTCCTGCTCGGTAAAATGAGGGGATTCCCTGTGGATCGGCAGCCGGTCCTTTGATTCTATCGGCCCCAACTGATCAACGGATTCACCGATAACATTCATGATCCTTCCGAGCGTTTTTGCTCCGACAGGAACTGTGATCGGTTGACCTGTATCAACAGCCTTTGTCCCTCTGACAAGTCCGTCGGTTGCGGACATTGCAACGGTCCTCACCATGTTATCGCCAAGGTGGGCCGCGACCTCAAGTGTTATATTGATGTCGGGAATACCTTTTGCCGAATCACCCGGCTGTGCGATCTTAAGCGCATTTAAAATTTCAGGCATTTTATCTTCAAATTCAACATCAACAACGGCCCCGATGACCTGAGCAACTTTACCTTCATTCATGATCTATGTCCTCCATTATCTTTTATTAAAGAAGGGGTCGGTTGTTGGGGGTTAGGGGTTAGTAAAAACCAATCCCTAATCCCTAATCCCTAATCCCTGTTTTTCATCCTTTTAATGCCTCGACGCCGCCGACTATGTCCATGAGCTCGCCTGTAATAGATGCCTGTCTGGCCTTGTTGAACTGAAGCGTGAGCGTGCCGACCATTTCACTACAGCTCTGAGTCGCGTTTTCCATGGCGGACATCCTCGCGGCCTCTTCAGATGCAGAGCTTTCAAGGAGCGCCCTGTAAATCTGTATATCTACATTTCGTGGTATAAGCCTGTCAAAGATCGCCTCCATGGAAGGCTCATAAATAAAATCGGCTGTTGCGGATTCGGCGGACCCTTCTTTCCCCTCATCAACGGGGGCCAATGGGAGAAGCTGCGCCACCGTCACTGTCTGCGCCACCATTGATTTGAACGCATTATATACCACTGTAACTTCATCGAAAGTTTCATTTATAAAATTATCTTTAATGTTGACTGCAATCTCCTGGGCATTTGTAAAGCTCACGCTTCCTGAGATGCCTGTCCAGGAGTTTCGCATAGCGACCCCTCTTCTTTTAAAGTAGTCCCTTGCTTTTTTACCGACGGTGCTTATGCTGACTTCAAATCCGTCTTTCTTGAAACCGTCAATACACTTCTGCGCTGCTTTAAGAATATTCGTATTGAAAGCGCCGCACAGGCCTCTGTCGGAAGTAATGACCAGCACCTCCACAGTCTTCCTGGGCCTGAAGGCCAGCAGGGGATGCGCTTCCCTGTCAGCGCCTTTGGCAAGACTCATGAGGACATCCTGCATCTTGTCAGCGTAAGGCCGCAGATCCAGCATCCTGTTCTGTACCTTCCTCAGCTTTGCCGCAGACACCATTTTCATGGCCTTGGTAATTTTCTGGGTATTCTGAACTGCCTTTATTCTTTTTTTAATGTCTCTTAAAGTAGCCATATTTTCTTTAAAGGTAGTTAGTAGCCGGTAGTTAGTAGTTAAGGGGAGAGGCTATGTTCTGTTTTCCCTTAACTACTTATCTACTAACTACTTGCTACAGTCCTTATGCTTGAAATCCTTTCTTGAATTCTTCTATCGCCTGGACCAGTTTTGCCTTGAGGCTGTCATCGATTGCCTTTTTCTCAGCGAGTTCTTTGCGAAGCTCGTCCTTTGTGCCTCGTATGAATTTCACGAATTCCTCCTCAAATTTCTTAATGGCTTCAACCGGGATGTCATCGAGAAAACCCTGTGTGCCTGCAAACAGGACAATGACCTGGTCCTGCATGGTCATCGGGACATACTGGTTTTGCTTGAGGAGTTCAACCATTCTCTTGCCGCGCTCGATCTGTTTGAGAGTCGCTTTGTCGAGATCGGAACCGAATTGGGCGAATGCCGCCATTTCCCTGAACTGCGCAAGGTCGAGTCTCAGAGTTCCGGCAACCTGCTTCATTGCCTTTGTCTGTGCAGCGCCGCCGACACGGCTGACCGAAAGACCAACGTTAACGGCGGGTCTTACACCGGCGTAGAAAAGCTCCGGCTCAAGGTATATCTGACCATCGGTGATTGAAATAACGTTTGTCGGAATGTAACCCGAAACGTCGCCGGCCTGTGTCTCAATGATCGGGAGCGCCGTAAGAGAGCCGCCGCCTAATTTATCGGAAAGCTTTGCGGCCCTTTCAAGGAGCCTCGAATGTAAATAGAAAACGTCTCCGGGGAACGCCTCACGTCCCGGGGGACGCCTGAGCAGGAGCGAAAGCTGTCTGTATGCCGTTGCCTGTTTACTGAGATCGTCATATATTATCAGCGCATGTTTGCCCTTGTCCCTGAAATATTCTCCCATCGCGCAGCCTGTGTAAGGAGCGATGTACTGCAAAGGTGAAGGTTCGCTCGCTGTTGCGGAAACGATGATCGTATGTGCCAGCGCGCCTTCTTCTTCGAGCTTCTTGGCAACACGCACAACGTTTGAACGCTTCTGCCCGACTGCGACATATATACATAAAACGTCTCCGCCTTTCTGGTTGATAATGGCGTCAACGCCTATCGCGGTTTTCCCAGTCTGACGGTCGCCGATGATAAGCTCTCTCTGTCCCCTTCCAACCGGGATCATCGCGTCTACCGCTTTAAGACCTGTCTGAAGGGGCTGGCGGACCGGCTGCCTGTCAATGATACCGGGGGCCACGACATCAACTATCCTGCTCTCTGTTGAGTTGATCGGTCCTTTTCCATCAATAGGCTGGCCGATAGCATTAACAACCCTGCCTAACAGCGCTTCTCCGACGGGGACAGACATGATCTTCCCCGTGCGTTTAACAATATCGCCTTCTTTTATAAGAGTGTCCTCGCCGAATAGAACGGCGCCGACTGAATCTGTCTCAAGGTTAAGCGCCATCCCGAATACATTATTGGGAAATTCGAGAAGTTCTGAGGCCATGCACTTGTCAAGGCCGTATATCTTCGCGATACCGTCACCGACTTTGATGACCGTCCCGACTTCGCTTACGTCAACGCGTTTCTCAAAATCAGTAATCTGTTTTTTTATCAGCTCACTTATCTCGTCAGCTTTAAGCTCTGAAATTGCCATCAAACACCCCCGTGTATCAAGTGGCTAATAGCTATTGGCTGTCAGCTATCAGCTTTAAATTATTTTTATCTTAACAACTCAGCCCGCAATAAACGGAGCTGGCCTTTTAGACTGCTGTCGTAAATTGTGCTGCCCACCCTGACAACAAAACCGCCAAGCAGCGAAGGGTCCACCTGGCTCTCAATATCGATCTCCCTCTGTGTCATTGCCTTGAGGGCATTCTTGAGTCTGTCGGTGTAATTCTTATCAAGCGGCACTGAAGATATGACCACAGCGGTCGCCTTCTTCTGTTTCTCGTTGTACGCATTTACCGCCGCAACAATGATTTCCCTGATCGCCGCGAGATGTCCATGCAAGACGAG
This window contains:
- a CDS encoding putative DNA binding domain-containing protein codes for the protein MTTVEEFARLLEQPEKENLEFKTAKNTFSRDKDLPDYCAALANEGGGKLILGVNNNREIVGSKVFEGTYNTLSNDLLAKIRIRIDVEELIHPKGRVLIFHVPSRPIGQAIRSTGNYHYPMRAGESLVEMDQITLKRILNEADTDFSARIVEGLRFEDLDEKAIENFKRRWAEKAKRSDYLSFSSEKTLSSNGLLTDNGLNYASVVLFGKEETLDELLPGCELIFEWRQDAKKTAHDFRKIWREPFFNICDEIWETINARNIRMPFQEGLFQREIYAFSEKPVREAILNAVAHRDYTIRNQSVFIKASPEAFIIESPGGLPPGITIENIRHKTYWRNRRIAETFEKAALVERSGQGMDDIFELTIKEGKGLPDLSRSDTFSVCLQIPAQVKDKNFILFLEKIINEKQAILSNDEICELEKIRENQPVVNVESKNKFLDIGVIEQVGKTKGAKYILSHKYYAHEGKVGIHTKLAGISREKYKELIIKHLRKNKGYRRDLQDAFPELDTMTISNFLQELKRDKKIRFTGSSSSKKGYWELLN
- a CDS encoding DUF559 domain-containing protein codes for the protein MKLTDNEKREILKLIEAGKPLPEKYRFLLFDDKREVELVWNGKTNEVCNIVLPFQVIEQVDEPRKTPSDSPLSGGEQGFLFDTRGRQKSGWTNKLIWGDNKLILSSLKNGPLRDEVDKQGGIKLIYIDPPFDVGADFSMDIEIGDETFTKKPNVLEELAYRDTWGKGADSFIAMIYERLSLMRDLLAEDGSIYVHCDWRMNGYVRLIMSEIFGESNYINELTWKRADSHSDSKEKYSIVTDNIFFYSKNNDHVWHPQYIPLPEKTVDNWYKNVEENTGRKYNLADCSSPNPRPNMMYIYKGVKSPVNGWRYSLEKMQELDRKGLLYITDKTIKLKRYLDESKGVLVSNLWQDISQIRGYGNSKETIEYPTQKPEALLERIINASSNENGIVADFFCGSGTTLAVAEKLGRKWIGSDLGKFAIHTTRKRMIGVQRQMKEEGKDFRAFEILNLGKYERAHYIGVNVNLREEEKQKQLEQKEKDFINLILHAYRAETIENFRCFQGKKAGRMVAVGPVNLPVTRLFVEEVILECRSKRISRVDILAFEFEMGLFPNIQEEAKSKGIDLAMKYIPREVFDKRAVEKNQVVFHDVSFIEVKPHVLCPPDKGGKGGFIPYNSELTQKAQENRKNPTPAEKKLWYEALQDKRLNHLKFTRQKPLDKYIVDFYCAELMLAIEIDGDSHAKQSGYDLIRTERLAQFGIEVIRYTNHEVLENIQGVYSDLLEKIERRRQNIKPPKSPLSGGLSQIAVELTDFSVYYSQDSIDNAAASLKNGANKIVVEQGKIVKVIKDKDGIVTKEVLTKNWTDWIDYWSVDFNFESKREIVRVKKDETNEIEEVWTGDFVFENEWQSFRTKKDRTLELKTPFHECPKGRYKIAVKVVDIFGNDTMKIVEVGV
- the ispG gene encoding flavodoxin-dependent (E)-4-hydroxy-3-methylbut-2-enyl-diphosphate synthase, yielding MSKKKPTKQITLGGIKIGGGAPVIVQSMTKTDTRDVSSTVSQIKKLETAGCEIVRVAVLNSDAAKAIKAIKKKIKVPLIADVHFDHRLALEAMKSGADGLRINPGNIGSREKVREVVIAAKDRGVPIRIGVNAGSLEKELLKKYKHPTPQALVESAGRHIKILEDLKFTAIKVSLKASDVMKTVDAYRLFSKTYRYPLHIGISEAGPAFQGTIKSAVGLGILLSEGIGDTMRVSLTADPVEEVRVAYEILKSLHLRQAGPEIISCPTCGRCQINLRGIIGKVEEGLLKIKKPLKVAVMGCVVNGPGEAREADIGIAGGKGMGILFKHGKVVKTLKEKDLFSTLMREVKKL
- the mltG gene encoding endolytic transglycosylase MltG, translated to MKRYFQSLAEAVAVLLIFAFLAAIIIYINLVTPLSTEEKWQEIRVPEGATFSQAITILKNEGIIENRITLILLGRVTMQDRKLRPGYYNLSASMTPLQIFDNLIKGRSIHFTITIPEGNALEDIRVKLKEAGLINYDSWRLVYSKDFMNSLGINAPSLEGYLFPDTYIFAKGTEPSTIFKTMVQRLRENLDPSLMQRARGLGLSENEVLTLASIIEKEAYLDEERPLISAVCHNRLKKKMKLQVDPTVIYGIHTCLSCITKEDLKRKTPYNTYVIEGLPPGPIASPGLKSIKAALNPANVNYLYFVAKNDGSHFFSRTNAEHSLAVLNYQRNRGNNPSQNVEEKTN
- a CDS encoding GYD domain-containing protein codes for the protein MAIYVALSTLTDDGRKTLKNHPDRVKEVNKEIEAMGIKVLGQYALLGPYDFVTLLDAPSNEAVLKMSVDLGSRGTVQLMTMPALSVDAFVKSLK